In a single window of the Bacillus mycoides genome:
- the lrgA gene encoding antiholin-like murein hydrolase modulator LrgA translates to MSTKKVYSFLSQAFIFSAIMLVSNIIATHLPIPMPSSVIGLVILFSLLCLKVIKLEQVESLGTALTGIIGFLFVPSGISVINSLGVMGQYFVQILTVIVVATIILLAVTGLFAQFILGKDDKEIEDTKELKVVNKGRKHGKVA, encoded by the coding sequence ATGAGTACGAAAAAAGTATATAGTTTCTTATCACAAGCATTCATATTTTCAGCTATTATGTTAGTTTCTAATATTATTGCAACGCATTTACCAATTCCGATGCCTTCATCGGTGATCGGATTAGTTATTTTATTTAGCCTATTATGTTTAAAAGTTATTAAATTGGAACAAGTTGAATCACTCGGAACGGCTTTAACAGGTATTATCGGATTCCTTTTCGTTCCATCAGGTATTTCGGTTATTAATTCTCTCGGTGTAATGGGACAATATTTTGTACAAATTTTAACTGTAATTGTTGTCGCAACAATTATTTTACTCGCTGTAACAGGATTATTTGCACAATTTATTTTAGGAAAAGACGATAAAGAAATAGAAGATACGAAAGAATTGAAAGTAGTAAATAAAGGACGCAAGCACGGAAAAGTTGCGTAA
- the lrgB gene encoding antiholin-like protein LrgB, with amino-acid sequence MASTMTPYFGIVVSLIAYGIGTFLFKHSKGFFLFTPLFVAMVLGIVFLKVGNFTFEEYNTGGKMISFFLEPATIAFAIPLYKQVDKLKKYWWQILSAIVVGSICSVVVVFIVAKAIGLNTAVMNSMLPQAATTAIALPISESIGGIPAITSFAVIFNAVIVYALGALFLKTFRVKHPIAKGLALGTAGHALGVAVGIEMGEVEAAMASIAVTVVGVVTVVVIPMFMPFIG; translated from the coding sequence ATGGCAAGCACAATGACTCCATATTTTGGAATCGTCGTTTCGTTAATTGCATACGGAATCGGAACGTTTTTATTCAAACACTCAAAAGGATTCTTCTTATTTACACCACTATTCGTAGCAATGGTATTAGGGATTGTATTTTTAAAGGTAGGTAACTTTACCTTTGAGGAATATAATACGGGCGGGAAGATGATTAGTTTCTTCTTAGAGCCAGCAACAATCGCCTTTGCAATTCCATTATATAAACAAGTTGATAAGTTAAAAAAATATTGGTGGCAAATTTTATCGGCTATCGTGGTTGGATCTATTTGTTCAGTGGTTGTGGTGTTCATTGTCGCAAAAGCAATTGGTTTAAATACAGCTGTAATGAACTCAATGCTACCACAGGCAGCGACAACAGCAATTGCATTACCAATATCTGAAAGTATCGGTGGTATTCCAGCAATTACATCATTTGCAGTTATTTTTAATGCTGTTATCGTATACGCATTAGGTGCGTTATTCTTAAAAACATTTAGAGTGAAACACCCGATTGCTAAAGGTTTAGCGCTTGGAACAGCAGGACATGCGTTAGGGGTTGCAGTAGGTATCGAAATGGGTGAAGTAGAAGCAGCTATGGCCAGTATCGCTGTGACAGTGGTTGGTGTCGTAACAGTGGTGGTTATTCCAATGTTCATGCCGTTTATTGGATGA
- a CDS encoding AI-2E family transporter: protein MQIKNLFQSKGFQRLIVLVLLALILYGMQSMLNLILITFMLTYLMDRFQKFISRKLDHFMPINRKIIIALLYVMLVAGIAITLFKYLPVLTIQISQLIYQFNVFLRNPPDSELIKYAVNAVNHMELSKYVGQGVDILYKSITNVGKFGLQVLLSVILSLFFLLEKARIVAFTSKFKESRLAIFYNEIEYFGKKFARSFGKVIEAQFLIAIVNCVLSVIALWILGFPQLLGLALMIFLLGLIPVAGVIISLFPLCMIAYNIGGIMYVVYIVVIVTVIHALESYVLNPKFMSQKTNLPIFYTFMILIFSEHFLGVWGLIIGIPIFIFLLDVLDVTSDEMEKDVGKK from the coding sequence ATGCAAATAAAAAACCTGTTTCAAAGCAAAGGATTTCAGAGGTTAATCGTATTAGTATTACTTGCTCTCATATTGTATGGGATGCAAAGTATGTTAAATTTAATTTTAATTACGTTTATGTTGACGTATTTAATGGATCGATTCCAAAAGTTTATTTCTCGTAAATTAGATCATTTCATGCCAATTAATCGAAAAATTATTATAGCGCTTTTATATGTAATGTTAGTGGCAGGAATTGCCATTACGCTATTTAAATATTTACCGGTATTAACAATACAAATTTCACAATTGATTTATCAATTTAATGTATTTTTAAGAAATCCACCTGATAGTGAATTAATTAAGTATGCAGTTAATGCTGTTAATCATATGGAGCTTTCTAAATATGTGGGGCAAGGCGTAGACATTTTGTATAAATCTATTACGAATGTTGGGAAATTTGGCCTTCAAGTTTTACTTTCTGTAATTTTAAGCTTATTTTTCTTACTTGAAAAAGCACGTATCGTTGCTTTTACTTCGAAATTTAAAGAAAGCCGACTTGCAATTTTCTATAACGAAATAGAGTATTTCGGAAAGAAATTTGCACGTTCATTTGGAAAAGTAATCGAAGCACAATTTTTAATTGCAATTGTTAACTGTGTTTTATCTGTTATTGCATTATGGATATTAGGATTCCCGCAATTACTAGGTTTAGCGTTAATGATTTTCTTGCTTGGTTTAATTCCAGTGGCGGGTGTTATTATCTCGTTATTCCCACTCTGTATGATTGCTTACAATATTGGCGGTATTATGTATGTCGTTTATATTGTAGTTATCGTAACAGTAATTCATGCACTTGAGAGTTATGTATTAAATCCGAAGTTTATGTCTCAAAAAACAAACTTACCAATCTTCTACACATTTATGATATTAATTTTCTCTGAGCATTTCTTAGGTGTGTGGGGACTTATTATCGGTATTCCAATCTTCATTTTCTTATTAGATGTCTTAGATGTGACAAGTGATGAAATGGAGAAGGACGTTGGAAAAAAATAA
- the msrB gene encoding peptide-methionine (R)-S-oxide reductase MsrB, with protein sequence MAVNEKIELATFAGGCFWCMVSPFEEMEGIIQVVSGYTGGHKEDPTYKEVCSETTGHYEAVQITFDANKMPYEELLNIYWRQIDPTDIGGQFHDRGQSYKTVIFYHNEEQHKRAEASKEELEKSGNFSKPIATKILPAATFYPAEEYHQGYYKKNTFRYELYRKGSGRDAFIKQHWPKNNAHLKERLNEMQFYVTQENGTEPPFQNEYWNHKGEGLYVDIVSGEPLFTSFDKFDSGCGWPSFTKPVMSASVKEKMDVSHNMTRTEVRSKEGDSHLGHVFPDGPGQNGLRYCINSAALRFIQKEDLEKEGYGDFLILFGNKK encoded by the coding sequence ATGGCTGTAAATGAAAAGATAGAGTTAGCTACGTTTGCCGGAGGGTGTTTCTGGTGTATGGTTTCGCCATTTGAAGAGATGGAAGGGATTATACAGGTTGTTTCAGGCTATACAGGTGGCCATAAAGAGGATCCAACGTATAAAGAAGTGTGCTCGGAAACAACTGGGCATTATGAAGCAGTACAAATTACATTTGATGCAAATAAAATGCCGTATGAAGAGTTGTTAAATATATATTGGAGACAAATTGACCCGACTGATATAGGGGGACAATTCCACGACCGTGGACAGTCTTATAAAACGGTGATTTTTTATCATAATGAAGAACAACATAAAAGGGCAGAGGCTTCAAAAGAAGAGCTCGAGAAAAGTGGGAATTTTTCGAAGCCAATTGCGACAAAAATATTGCCAGCTGCTACGTTTTATCCAGCTGAAGAATATCACCAAGGATATTATAAGAAGAATACATTTCGCTATGAGTTATATCGTAAAGGCTCAGGTCGAGATGCTTTTATTAAACAACATTGGCCAAAGAATAATGCTCATTTAAAAGAAAGATTAAACGAGATGCAGTTTTATGTAACACAGGAAAATGGGACAGAACCGCCTTTTCAAAATGAGTATTGGAATCATAAAGGAGAAGGGCTTTATGTAGATATTGTTTCGGGGGAACCATTATTTACTTCTTTCGATAAGTTCGATAGCGGCTGTGGATGGCCGAGTTTTACGAAACCAGTTATGTCAGCTAGTGTGAAAGAAAAAATGGATGTTAGCCATAATATGACGCGTACGGAAGTGAGAAGTAAAGAAGGAGATTCACATCTTGGGCATGTATTTCCAGACGGCCCGGGACAAAACGGCCTTCGTTATTGTATTAATTCGGCAGCGCTACGCTTTATTCAAAAAGAAGATTTAGAAAAGGAAGGATATGGTGATTTCCTAATCTTGTTTGGGAATAAAAAATAA
- a CDS encoding efflux RND transporter permease subunit translates to MNKIINFTLKNKFAVWLLTIIVTIAGIYSGLNMKLETIPDITTPIVTVTTVYPGATPEEVADKISKPMEEQLQNLSGVNVVSSSSYQNASSIQVEYDFDKNMEKAETEIKESLANVKLPEGVKDPKVSRVNFNAFPVISLSVASKNESLAALTENVEKNVVPGLKGLDGVASVQIAGQQVDEVQLVFKKDKMKELGLSEDTVKNMIKGSDVSLPLGLYTFKDTEKSVVVDGNITTIKALKELKIPAIPSSPNGQGSQIAGAGTQAPQMNPAAMNGIPTVTLEEIADIKEVGKAESISRTNGKEAIGIQIVKAADANTVDVVNAVKDKVKDLEKKYKDLEIISTFDQGAPIEKSVETMLSKAIFGAIFAIVIIMLFLRNIRTTLISVVSIPLSLLIAVLVIKQMDITLNIMTLGAMTVAIGRVVDDSIVVIENIYRRMSLSEEKLRGKDLIREATKEMFIPIMSSTIVTIAVFLPLGLVKGMIGEMFLPFALTIVFALLASLLVAVTIVPMLAHSLFKKESMKEKEVHHEEKPSKLANGYKRILEWALNHKIITSSITVLLLVGSLALVPIIGVSFLPSEEEKMIIATYKPEPGQTLDDVEKIATKAEKHFQDKKDVKTIQFSLGGENPMSPGQTNQAMFFVQYDNDTKNFEKEKEQVVKDLQKMSGKGEWKNQDFGAGGGSNEIKLYVYGDSSEEIKPVVKDIQNIMKKNKDLKDIDSSVAKTYAEYTLVADQEKLSKMGLTAAQIGMGLSNQHDRPVLTTIKKDDKDINVYVETEKQNYETIDDLTNRKITTPLGNEVAVKDVMTVKEGETSNTVTHRDGRVYAEVSAKLTSDDVSKASAAVQKEVDKMDLPSGIDVSMGGVTQDIQESFKQLGLAMLAAIAIVYFVLVVTFGGALAPFAILFSLPFTIIGALVALLISGETLSVSAMIGALMLIGIVVTNAIVLIDRVIHKENDGLSTREALLEAGTTRLRPILMTAIATIGALIPLALGFEGSGLISRGLGVTVIGGLTSSTLLTLLIVPIVYEALSKFKKKKVK, encoded by the coding sequence ATGAACAAAATCATCAATTTCACGTTAAAAAATAAGTTCGCAGTTTGGCTACTAACCATTATTGTTACTATTGCGGGTATTTATTCTGGACTCAATATGAAGCTGGAGACAATTCCTGATATTACAACACCGATTGTAACAGTAACCACGGTTTATCCTGGTGCTACACCAGAAGAAGTAGCTGATAAAATTTCAAAACCAATGGAAGAACAACTCCAAAATTTAAGCGGTGTAAACGTTGTTAGTTCATCATCTTATCAAAACGCATCTTCTATTCAGGTAGAATATGATTTTGATAAAAATATGGAAAAAGCCGAAACGGAAATTAAAGAATCGCTCGCAAACGTGAAACTGCCAGAAGGTGTGAAAGACCCGAAAGTCTCACGAGTAAACTTTAATGCCTTTCCTGTTATTTCATTAAGCGTAGCGAGTAAAAACGAATCTTTAGCTGCCTTAACAGAAAATGTAGAAAAAAATGTTGTTCCTGGATTAAAAGGACTTGATGGTGTCGCATCTGTTCAAATCGCAGGTCAACAAGTAGACGAAGTACAGCTTGTCTTCAAAAAAGATAAGATGAAAGAATTAGGTTTAAGTGAAGATACTGTAAAAAATATGATAAAAGGTTCGGACGTATCGTTACCACTTGGCTTATATACATTTAAAGATACGGAAAAATCAGTTGTTGTCGATGGTAACATTACAACAATTAAAGCATTAAAAGAATTAAAAATTCCAGCTATCCCTTCATCACCGAATGGTCAAGGTAGCCAAATCGCTGGTGCTGGAACACAAGCACCACAGATGAATCCGGCCGCTATGAATGGCATACCAACGGTTACATTAGAAGAGATTGCTGATATTAAAGAAGTTGGAAAAGCGGAATCCATTTCTCGAACGAATGGAAAAGAAGCAATCGGTATTCAAATTGTGAAGGCTGCTGATGCGAATACAGTTGATGTTGTAAATGCAGTTAAAGATAAAGTAAAAGACCTTGAGAAAAAATATAAAGACTTAGAGATTATTTCAACATTCGATCAAGGTGCGCCTATTGAAAAATCAGTCGAAACAATGCTTAGCAAAGCTATTTTCGGTGCTATCTTTGCGATTGTTATTATTATGTTGTTCCTGCGAAACATTCGAACAACACTAATCTCTGTCGTTTCTATACCACTTTCTTTATTAATTGCAGTTTTAGTAATAAAACAAATGGATATTACCCTTAACATTATGACACTTGGAGCAATGACAGTTGCTATTGGACGCGTTGTTGATGACTCAATTGTTGTTATTGAAAATATTTACCGACGTATGTCTTTATCAGAAGAGAAATTACGTGGGAAAGATTTAATTCGTGAAGCTACGAAAGAAATGTTTATCCCGATTATGTCTTCTACAATTGTAACAATCGCTGTATTCTTACCTCTTGGGCTTGTAAAGGGTATGATTGGTGAAATGTTCTTACCATTTGCTTTAACAATTGTTTTTGCCCTACTTGCTTCCTTACTTGTGGCAGTTACAATTGTGCCGATGCTAGCACATTCCTTATTTAAGAAGGAAAGCATGAAAGAAAAAGAAGTACATCATGAAGAAAAACCAAGCAAATTAGCAAACGGCTATAAACGTATACTTGAATGGGCGTTAAACCATAAAATTATTACATCAAGTATCACAGTCCTCCTATTAGTAGGCAGCCTTGCACTTGTACCAATCATCGGTGTCAGCTTCTTACCATCTGAAGAAGAAAAAATGATTATCGCAACGTACAAACCTGAGCCAGGTCAAACGTTAGACGACGTTGAAAAAATTGCAACGAAAGCTGAAAAGCATTTCCAAGATAAAAAAGACGTCAAAACGATTCAATTCTCATTAGGCGGCGAAAACCCAATGAGCCCTGGTCAAACAAATCAAGCGATGTTCTTCGTTCAATATGATAACGATACGAAAAACTTTGAAAAAGAAAAAGAACAAGTCGTTAAAGATTTACAAAAGATGTCTGGAAAAGGTGAATGGAAAAACCAAGATTTCGGAGCAGGTGGCGGTAGTAACGAAATTAAGCTATACGTTTATGGAGATAGCTCTGAAGAAATTAAGCCTGTCGTGAAAGACATTCAAAATATCATGAAGAAAAATAAAGATTTAAAAGACATAGACTCTAGTGTTGCAAAAACATATGCAGAATATACTTTAGTCGCTGATCAAGAAAAGTTAAGTAAAATGGGGCTAACTGCTGCTCAAATTGGAATGGGACTTTCTAATCAACATGACCGCCCTGTTCTTACAACAATTAAAAAAGATGATAAAGATATAAATGTATATGTAGAAACTGAAAAACAAAACTATGAAACGATCGATGACTTAACAAATCGTAAAATTACAACACCACTTGGTAATGAAGTTGCTGTTAAAGATGTTATGACTGTAAAAGAAGGTGAAACTTCTAACACAGTAACACATCGTGATGGCCGTGTTTATGCGGAAGTTAGTGCAAAACTAACATCTGATGACGTTTCAAAAGCATCTGCCGCTGTTCAAAAAGAAGTAGATAAAATGGATCTTCCTTCTGGTATAGATGTTTCTATGGGTGGTGTTACACAAGATATTCAAGAATCATTCAAGCAACTTGGCTTAGCGATGTTAGCTGCGATTGCCATTGTATACTTCGTTCTTGTTGTTACATTTGGCGGTGCCCTTGCACCATTCGCAATTTTATTCTCGCTACCATTCACAATCATTGGTGCACTCGTTGCCTTATTAATTTCTGGCGAAACGTTAAGCGTATCTGCGATGATTGGGGCTCTTATGCTAATTGGTATCGTTGTAACGAACGCAATCGTGCTCATTGACCGTGTTATTCATAAAGAAAATGACGGCCTATCAACACGTGAAGCATTATTAGAAGCTGGTACAACACGCCTGCGTCCTATCTTAATGACTGCAATTGCAACAATCGGGGCTCTTATCCCGCTTGCATTAGGATTTGAAGGTAGCGGCTTAATTTCTAGAGGACTTGGCGTAACAGTAATTGGTGGATTAACAAGTTCAACATTATTAACACTTCTTATTGTTCCAATCGTTTATGAAGCATTAAGCAAATTTAAAAAGAAAAAAGTAAAATAA
- a CDS encoding TetR/AcrR family transcriptional regulator — MKEKERLIIEMAMRLFATKGVNATSVQEIVTACGISKGAFYLYFKSKDELLLATLRYYYDKIQKKMLDIEKESLLPREKFEKQLYCQFTDVQKHKEFIIMHARENAIPFNKEVEEFMMRMKLESHAFYRNSLLSIYGDKVSPYLLDLVIMLEGICHGYLQLIILNAPEIDLSYVSTFILQRIDNLVEGLLESSEEPVLHEERLGEFLCSSELIKEQVKEHFLSEIIVFKRTLADQLENDELLVTLDVLEAEMRLQNPRIPVIRGMLANLAVYPSLNEFRLRLTAYYNIKNPCI, encoded by the coding sequence ATGAAAGAAAAAGAGCGCTTAATTATAGAGATGGCTATGAGGTTATTTGCAACTAAGGGTGTAAATGCAACGTCAGTACAAGAAATCGTAACCGCATGTGGTATATCAAAAGGAGCTTTTTATTTATATTTCAAATCAAAAGATGAGTTATTATTGGCCACACTTCGGTATTATTATGACAAGATTCAGAAGAAAATGCTGGATATTGAAAAAGAATCTTTATTACCACGTGAAAAATTTGAAAAACAATTATATTGTCAGTTTACTGATGTGCAAAAACATAAAGAATTTATTATTATGCATGCAAGAGAAAATGCAATTCCGTTTAATAAAGAAGTAGAAGAGTTTATGATGAGGATGAAATTAGAGTCTCATGCATTTTATCGGAATAGCTTACTGTCCATTTATGGTGACAAAGTCAGTCCATATTTATTAGATTTGGTAATTATGTTAGAAGGAATATGCCATGGTTATTTACAATTAATTATTTTAAATGCACCGGAAATTGATTTATCCTATGTTTCGACCTTTATTTTACAGAGGATAGATAATTTAGTAGAGGGGCTTCTAGAATCTTCGGAGGAACCTGTCCTACATGAAGAGAGACTAGGAGAATTTCTTTGTAGTTCCGAACTTATTAAGGAACAGGTGAAGGAACATTTTCTAAGTGAAATTATTGTATTTAAACGAACATTAGCTGATCAATTAGAAAATGATGAGTTACTTGTAACTTTAGATGTTTTAGAAGCAGAAATGAGATTGCAAAATCCAAGAATTCCAGTCATTAGAGGTATGCTTGCTAATTTAGCGGTATATCCTAGTTTAAATGAGTTTCGATTGAGGCTTACGGCATACTATAATATAAAAAATCCTTGCATATAG
- a CDS encoding ABC-F family ATP-binding cassette domain-containing protein: MSLLTVEKLGHTFGDRTLFKDVSMRLLAGEHVGLVGANGVGKSTFMNIITGQLIHDEGRVEWTPGTNYSYLDQHTILTPGRTIRDVLADAFLPLFEKEKALNEVAEKMGTATPEELEDLLEQMAEIQDALEAGGFYLLDMKIEEAARGLGIDAIGLDRDVSALSGGQRTKVLLAKLLLEQPEVLLLDEPTNYLDVEHIHWLTNYLKEYPHAFLLISHDTEFMNKCVDVIFHLEFTKMTRYTATYEKFLELAEINKNQHINAYEKQKEFIKKQEDFIAKNKARYSTTGRAKSRQKQLDRMERIDRPETAIKPEFSFKECRASSRFVFEGEDVEIGYTHPLLPKLTMTIERGEKIAIVGCNGVGKSTLLKTILGKIKPLSGKTSLGDFLEPAYFEQEVKADNITPIDDVWNTFPSMDQHQVRAMLAKCGLKNEHISRPLNQLSGGEQAKVRLCKLMGEESNWILFDEPTNHLDVTAKEELQKALKAYKGTILLVCHEPEFYEGWITKTWNVEEWSQNNS; encoded by the coding sequence ATGAGCTTATTAACAGTAGAAAAACTAGGCCATACATTTGGCGATCGCACATTATTTAAAGATGTATCCATGCGTTTACTAGCAGGAGAACATGTCGGATTAGTCGGTGCAAACGGTGTTGGTAAATCAACATTTATGAATATTATTACTGGTCAACTTATCCATGATGAAGGCCGTGTAGAATGGACACCTGGTACAAATTACAGTTACTTAGACCAGCATACAATTTTAACACCTGGTCGCACAATTCGTGATGTATTAGCTGACGCGTTTTTACCTTTATTTGAAAAAGAAAAAGCTTTAAATGAAGTTGCAGAAAAAATGGGAACGGCAACACCGGAAGAATTAGAGGACCTTCTTGAGCAGATGGCAGAAATCCAAGATGCTCTCGAAGCAGGTGGTTTCTATTTACTAGATATGAAAATCGAAGAGGCAGCAAGAGGTCTTGGAATTGATGCAATCGGTTTAGATCGTGATGTTTCAGCACTAAGTGGTGGACAACGTACAAAAGTATTACTTGCAAAGCTATTACTTGAGCAACCAGAAGTGTTATTACTCGATGAGCCTACTAACTATTTAGACGTTGAACATATTCATTGGTTAACTAATTATTTAAAAGAATATCCACATGCATTCTTATTAATCTCTCATGATACGGAATTTATGAACAAATGCGTTGATGTTATTTTCCATCTAGAATTTACAAAAATGACGCGCTATACAGCGACATACGAAAAATTCCTAGAGTTAGCCGAAATTAATAAAAATCAACATATAAATGCTTATGAAAAACAGAAAGAGTTTATTAAAAAGCAGGAAGACTTTATTGCAAAGAACAAAGCTCGTTATTCAACGACAGGTCGTGCAAAAAGTCGTCAAAAACAACTTGATCGCATGGAGCGTATTGATCGTCCTGAAACAGCAATTAAGCCAGAGTTCTCATTTAAAGAGTGTCGTGCAAGTAGCCGTTTCGTCTTTGAAGGTGAAGATGTAGAAATCGGATATACACATCCGTTATTACCAAAACTAACAATGACAATTGAACGCGGTGAAAAAATTGCCATCGTTGGTTGTAATGGTGTTGGTAAATCAACATTACTAAAAACGATTTTAGGAAAAATTAAACCTTTAAGCGGTAAAACAAGTCTTGGTGACTTCTTAGAGCCTGCATACTTCGAGCAAGAAGTAAAAGCTGATAATATAACACCAATTGATGACGTTTGGAACACATTCCCTAGCATGGACCAACATCAAGTTCGTGCAATGTTAGCGAAATGCGGATTAAAAAACGAGCATATCTCTCGCCCGCTAAATCAATTAAGTGGTGGCGAACAAGCAAAAGTTCGTTTATGTAAGTTAATGGGTGAAGAAAGTAACTGGATCCTATTCGATGAGCCAACAAACCATCTTGATGTTACAGCAAAGGAAGAACTTCAAAAAGCTCTGAAGGCATATAAAGGGACAATCCTTCTTGTATGTCACGAACCAGAATTTTATGAAGGCTGGATTACAAAAACTTGGAATGTTGAAGAATGGTCACAAAATAATTCTTAA
- a CDS encoding TetR/AcrR family transcriptional regulator — MSPRRAVKQELTREMIMNVARDLFIKLGYQHTSMRKIATELGYSHGAIYYHFKNKAELFYAMVEQDFQLLNQKLGEINDQNLPQEEQLKAVLFGFIEFGLQNQSHYEIMFLIRDDELKECLADGPNVSYEKFATVVSSLCNEKVNVMTIWSVFLSLHGFVAHYCGNDQTFEEVKGLAKVHVEFISKSLLM; from the coding sequence ATGTCGCCAAGAAGGGCAGTTAAACAAGAATTAACGAGAGAAATGATTATGAATGTAGCAAGAGACTTATTTATAAAATTAGGTTATCAGCATACTTCAATGCGTAAAATTGCAACAGAACTAGGATATAGCCATGGTGCCATCTATTATCATTTTAAAAATAAAGCAGAGCTTTTCTATGCGATGGTAGAGCAAGATTTTCAATTGCTGAATCAAAAATTAGGTGAGATTAATGATCAAAATTTACCACAAGAGGAACAATTGAAAGCTGTTTTATTTGGTTTTATTGAATTTGGTTTGCAAAATCAAAGTCATTATGAAATCATGTTTTTAATTAGAGATGATGAGTTAAAAGAATGTTTAGCAGATGGCCCAAATGTTAGTTACGAAAAATTTGCTACTGTTGTATCTTCTTTGTGTAATGAGAAGGTAAATGTAATGACAATATGGTCTGTTTTTCTATCATTACATGGGTTTGTGGCACACTATTGTGGGAATGATCAAACATTTGAAGAAGTAAAAGGATTAGCTAAAGTACACGTGGAGTTTATTTCAAAATCACTTCTTATGTAA
- a CDS encoding SDR family NAD(P)-dependent oxidoreductase — protein MKKALVLGASGSMGYAIVKELCSRGIHVVAFARNKEKLEILFSGEENVKVVAGDVFIQEDIMEAAKGVDIIFHAVNIPYSDWEKKQPKLLKNILEVAMYYDSKLGIVDNIYAYGRQGEEPVVEEVKKAPHTKKGKIRLQLEMMAKQARVQMFIAHFPDFYGPNAESTLVHHTLNGVLANKLSSFVGDKKIAREYIFTPDGAKAMVELALRDEAYGQNWNIPGCGVITGEEMIQHIQELTGYTKPVMTVKKGMINLIGLFDKQMKEFVEMLYLTENPVVLSGEKYERYIGEIPKTSYYSGLKETIISMQKKVCKY, from the coding sequence ATGAAAAAAGCTTTAGTGCTAGGAGCATCTGGATCAATGGGGTATGCAATTGTAAAAGAATTATGTAGCAGAGGAATTCATGTAGTGGCCTTTGCGAGGAATAAAGAGAAATTAGAGATATTATTTTCTGGAGAAGAAAATGTGAAAGTTGTAGCGGGAGATGTATTTATACAGGAGGATATAATGGAAGCCGCGAAAGGCGTTGATATTATATTTCATGCTGTAAACATTCCATATTCAGATTGGGAGAAGAAGCAACCAAAATTATTAAAAAATATATTAGAAGTAGCAATGTATTACGACAGTAAGTTAGGGATAGTTGATAATATTTATGCGTATGGGAGGCAAGGGGAAGAACCTGTAGTGGAAGAAGTTAAAAAGGCACCACATACGAAGAAAGGGAAAATTCGGTTACAGCTAGAAATGATGGCAAAACAGGCTCGTGTACAAATGTTTATTGCACATTTCCCTGATTTTTATGGTCCAAATGCAGAAAGTACACTTGTTCATCATACTTTAAATGGGGTACTTGCAAATAAGTTATCAAGCTTTGTTGGAGATAAAAAGATTGCTCGTGAATATATTTTCACACCAGACGGTGCAAAAGCAATGGTTGAATTAGCTTTACGTGATGAGGCCTATGGACAAAATTGGAACATACCGGGTTGTGGTGTCATTACAGGTGAAGAGATGATTCAACATATACAAGAATTAACGGGATATACAAAACCAGTAATGACAGTAAAAAAAGGTATGATAAATTTAATCGGACTATTTGATAAGCAGATGAAAGAATTTGTGGAAATGCTATATTTGACAGAAAATCCTGTTGTATTAAGCGGAGAGAAATATGAGAGGTATATTGGTGAGATACCTAAAACTTCTTATTATAGCGGGCTAAAAGAAACGATTATATCTATGCAAAAAAAGGTATGTAAATATTAG